DNA from Algisphaera agarilytica:
ACATAGCAGACCTTAGGAATCAACAGGCAATGCCCACGCGACAGGGGGCCAATATCGAGAAACGCCAAGACGTGCTCGTCTTCGTAAATGCGATGGCAAGGTATCTCCCCAGCCACGATTTTTTCAAAGATCGACATGCTCTACAACATCAGGGAAGGGTTTGGAACGTGCCCACTTGGCTGGCGATGCCATTTTCTTTACGAACAAACAACCCGATAACCCGACGCTCATCGGTCACGGAGCTGAAGTCGCTCGCATCGTGCTCGCGTACCCAGATGTAGGCAGCAAAGCAGTCGCTCCGCGTCGTGGCGACCTGAGACAGCCAACGGTACACCAAAATCTCTTCTTCCCGGTCGTCGGCGACTCCGTCATCAATGGGGACACCGGCAGTATCCAAATAGTATTCGTTGCCAAAGTCAACGCGCACGTCAGTGCCGTCAACCTGCTCACTTGTCACCGTATCACCGACGTAATTACCTTGCGTTCCATTAGTGGTGAACACGTCGGCCAGGAGCGGCACCAGCTCGCTTACATAAGCAATTCCTTCGCTTTGCCCTATCGTGGTGCGGGCGCTGACACTGGAGCGCAGAGCACCTCCTGGATTATCACGAAAATCAACAATCACCGCTGCCACAGCATTGGCCAGTGTTGGATTAGAGAACGGAAGCGATCGCTCGATTAATTCCTGGCTCGCAGTATTGAGGTTGATCGTGCCGGGCGTGAATGAGTCTTCATAAATCGTAAACTGCTCAAGCATCAGCACCGCATGGGGAACGTTAAGAGAGTCCACCGCTGCATTGACTTTGGGTGCCCCTGGGGAGAAGTCCAGATACAGATCATCGGGGTTCGGGGTGCCGCCGTGGTCGGCTTCCCACAACAAGTTGATCGGCTGAGTCCCCGAGTAGCCTAGCCCGGTGATTTGAGCCAATTCCCCGATGTGGCGCATTCTGTTGTTGTCGTAGTTGGGGATGATCACCTGGGCCTGCGCGTCATTCATCGCGGTGTAACCGGTTGGCACAGCCTTGGCTTGGCCAAAATCCCAAGAGTTAGGCACAGAGGAGGGGGATACGGGGAATACATCCGGGCGATCCGGCGTGCCGATGGCCAGCATATTGATACCACCCCAAGCCGTAGTGGCACGGGCCTCGAAAAAGCTTTGCTGAGGCGCAATCGGCATCGACACATCGCTGGTATTCGTTAGCAGAGGAGGAACCGTGGAAATACTCACGGACTGGTAATTAGCGCCAAGCGGGGTGTTAGCTGCGGTTGAAGCCATCATCCCTAGCTCAAAATCTTCGGGAGCATTCGGCGTGCCTGCGGCTTGATCTGTTGGCCATGCTTGTAGCGCAGCGGCACCGCTCATATCCACAACGATTGTTTCGGTCGCGGTTACCGACGCCGTGATATCGCCTGCCATGGCCGTACCTAAAGGATCAACATAAAATACGATTGATTTACCCGGATACAAGAGTTCTTGCTCATTGATATCGGGCGTCGCCGCATTATTTGTTGTAATTCCATTCGCCGTGTTAAATGCAACCATAGCTGCTGGCGTGACGATGGACAACAAATCATCGGTGGACAACAGCGTCAACGAACCGCCGGGCGGTGTTACCGTTAAGTAAACATCATCGAGCGAAATTGGGAATTGGAACGGATTAGCAATCTCGATCGCGAAGATCGCACCACCAACATTGGACCACTCCGACTCGGTCGCGGTCGAACTCACCAAGTCATAGATACCGCGCCCGTAGGCCTCGGCGATGAAGGGGAGTGCCTCTAAGCCCGCGCGCCCCCCTGCGCCCCCTGTGACCGTAACAAAGTTGTCCTCATCAACATAGTCGGCGATGTTCGACGTGAACTGGTCGCTGATCTCAGGAATAGTGAAGCCCAGGGGGACACCGCCCCCCAAAAATAACTCGATACGATCGCTTACCGAGTTTTTAGTGTCCGCGTAATCGGCATCTGTGGCATCGAAGAGAGGCGTCAGATTAAGCCGGTTATTGGAAAACGGCACAACTCCGCTGGGGGCAAGGTGGCTAGTCCCACTCAGCACCGTCGAGTGGACGCGGGCATTGATCTCGAAAAATTCTTGAAGATCGACGGCATCGGAGGCCTTGTCACCGAGGTAGCGTTGATAGTCGGCTGACGTCTCATTGCCACTAAAGAAATCGCGGAGGCCGGTGCCGTTGGTTTCAAAAGCTTCGTTGGTCGTGGTGTCTTCGTTGACTCCTCCTTGATTGAGGAGTTCATACATGTCGTCTAACGTGTATGCGTTGGTGTAATCCGCCACGTAGTTATTCGTAGCAAAGCTACTGGCAGAACCATCCCAGAAAGCTGTGCGATCGTCGCGAAGTGTGGGGACGCCAGACGTTCCGGTATGCCGTGCGATGATATCGGTGCCGAGTAGGTTGAGATCTGCAGCGTTTGCCGTTCCGGGTACGGCCGCGTTTTCCGCATTACGCGTTTCGTTGACGAACCGCCCAAGATCGATCTCCGCGGGGGTGTCCCATCTCGGAGCGTGCTCACTGGCAACGGTGGTTGTGGAAGTTTCGTAGTCATACCTGGCGGTGTTGTCTAGAGGGCTGGTGGCGGTATTGAGATTAATCCGGCCCGACAAATCAATGATGCGCACTGCCATCGTATAGGCCTTGCCTTCGATAACGGGGATGGTCGCCCACGCCCAACGGCTATCAGGAACACCATCGCCATCCGCATCCACCAAAAGGGATAGGGTGGGATCCGCGAAATCGGCCGGGGCGGGTAGGGTATGACGCACATTCGTGTTAATAGAAACGTTGCTCATTCCCGGCGTTGCAACACCCGCATGATTAATCGGGCTCTCTGTTGGAGCCGATCCAGCCGCGAGGCTGGTCAGGTCGCTGTGTCCCGCGGCAGAAAGAAAGACGCCGTTCAGGTCTGTGATATTCTCCCAATACGGCGTACCGCCCAAGTCGCTGGGGCTCGAAGATGCGAGCCACTTGTTATCAAGGTGCCCGCCAACCGCGGCGACGGAACTCGCTGTGGTTAAAGAAGTGACCTGATAATTGTTGGCACCACCCGTCGCGACATTCGTCCACGGGTAATCGAACGGCTCGTCGCCCTGGGTTTGATTGACGATCCCGGTGGACAGCAGGTTGGCGTTATCGTCACGGGCATCATCTGAAATGGTGTCTTCAATTTTAACGAGGACCGCAGCGACGACGGTATCGATATCACCCGTGGATTGTCCGGCTTGCCCCCGCTGTACCCGAGCAACTTGTAGATAGGACGTGCCCAAGGTGGCCATGAGAACCAGCGCTACCATGACCAACAGCACCACGTTCCCCCGCCGCCGGGCAGGGTTTCGATAAGAAGCGATCAAACGCAAGTAGATCGTGGAGATAGATGTCGTTTGTTTAAACATCGTGTCAGTCCTTTCATGCAGGGCAATCCGCCTGCAGTGTTTAGCCCCGAGGGTTTTGCGGGGCGGACAAATATGGGTCGTTTTTATTGCGGTGTGCGTTCAACGGGGATCATGATTTCAAACCATCGCCCCACGGTAGGTTCGACTTCGCCGTTAGGCTGTGCGTCGTAGGTCACTGCGGGACTAGTCCGTTGCAGGTCTTCGTTGACATTCGTGTCTTGAGTCGTGGCCAATCGACCACGTCCGTCGTGTAGGCGATAACGGATGCGGATGATGTAAGGCCAGGAAGCGGGTTTATCGTGCCGCCAGACAAAGGCTGCGTCCGCGGCTACCGCATTCGCCGCAAGGCCCAACTCGCCTTCGGGGTCCGTGTCGATAAACGTTGCGTAAGCTTCCGCGGGGTTTGTGAACGCCCCGGCAGCTTGGATGGGGGGGAGGTTGTCCATGCTGTACCAAACGATGTCACCCGAACCCGTTGCGGTGCTGTCGTCAGCAATACCGTCTGAGTCATAGTCCAGGTCGGGCGTCCCGTCAGGAAAGCCCGTAATCGTGCCGTCGTTGTGATAATCCCCAGCAAATTCGATGATGAAATCGCTCACCCCTTGCATGAAGAAGGGGTGCATCTGTGCAATCCGCCAAGAATCATAGGGAACGATGGGCGCGTCGTTGATCTGCACCCGCTTGTTACGCTCTAAGAACATGCGCTGGAAGGCTGCGGTACGGTAATTCTGATCATTGGTGGTGCCGGAGTCACCCGGCCCAGAGGTACCAGCCGCGTCAAAGAAGCCCTCCTCGGCACCATCCGCAACAAGCGCGAATTGACTGACGTCAGCCAAAGAAGAATAGTTTTCTTCAGTCACGCCACTTGTCCCGCTATAACCGGAAACCGCACTATCCGCAGCCACGCCATCGACGTGGATCACGCCCGCAACAGACCCGCCCGCACTGGGGCGATCCGTTAGGTAAAGCTCCTTGCGTGCGAGCACCCACTGCCAAGGATTACGGTTTAGCCCGGTGAGACTAAAGTCATCTAAAAGTCCCGCAGGAGAGCCATTTTCGTTGGTACGGTTTCCGTGGCCGTACCAAATCAACGAGTGGCTTGCAACGTAGTTTCCAACACCCGCATAGCTGGTACGTATTGAAGGGGCCAGCGTATCGACAACCCCACCATTCCCATTTGTCTTAAGAAACATCAACTGGTCGCTTCTCAGCTGTCCGATCAAGGTCTCCTCGCCGATCCGTTCGGCATTGGTCATCGCGACTTGCGGATTCGCGATCGTCCCACCGCGTGTGACACGGTAATTGACAATGGCCAGCATGCCGGGCGTATCGCTTGGATCAAGAGCATTCCCCCCCGGATCATCGAGCGGGCCCAGCATATCTTCGCTGTCCACACGCAGCTGCTCGGTCATCGTGCGCTGATTCGCAATTACATCGCCGAGCTGAACACCGCGTGTCACCGCCTTGGTGGTGCTGTTAAAGATGGTGTTTACTAGGCCGATGATGACCAGGGTCAGGGCAACCGACACCAAAAGCTCCATCAGGGTGAAGCCTGCCCTAGCAGATTGAGGGGAAGTCACACGATTCATGGTTGATAATCGATCGATGATTGGGGGAAAATCAAGATACGGCGGGCCGGATTGCGATTGGCAGGGTCACCGTTGACCCGCCCACCGGGATCGGCGATCCACAGGGCATCGGGGGGATTCGGGTTCGCGCTGACAAAGCCAACAATCTGGATGATGTCGTCACCAGCTCCGTTCTGATCGACTGCATCGATGATATAAGTCGTGCCATTGCTATCGAGGATCGGCACTGCGGGAGCCAATTGGAAAGCGTCGATCGTTCCGTTGGGTACTTCGAACTGGTCGACGAGCACCGCAGAATTCGAAAAGCCGTTGATATCCACGCGGAGCACCGAGGGGTACAGCGCATCACTCGGCGACGCTGAATTGATGGTTGTTTCGGCGTGGGAATAGTCCACGTCGTCGCGCCGCTGCATCACGAAGGCATAGAGCTCCCATGTCCGGTTGCCTGATCCGCCGAGGGTGGGGTCTGCGCTGGCGTCGCGGATCAGAGGAACCCAGAGGCTCGCAGCATCCTGAGAGGCGTATACCGAGGGATAAGTACGGTCGCGGATACTGAATTGCCTGAACAAATCATTACCTGCCGCGACCCCGTTGATCAGAGGTTGCACTGAGTTACCAAGAGGCCCGGGCTGATCTGCGGCATCGGTGCTGTACTGCGTGTCGTATACTCCGCCTTCGATGATCCGAAGCTTGCGAGACGACACCATCGCTTCGGCATTGTTCACGGCCTGATCGAGTTCGAGGTCGTTTACGGTTTGTTTCTGAAGGAAGATGGCTGTCGGGAAAATCGAAGCCACCGCAACAGCACCGATGGCAAAGATACCGACAGCAACCAGCACTTCCATCAGCGTGAAGCCGGAAGATCGTCGGGACGAGAGGTTGGCGGGGGATAAGCAGAACATGGTGAGTCTTAGTTTCGGATGATGGCGCCGGTGGTGGGGCTGAAGAAGAAGATCTTCGCCAGGGTGTCGTCGTCTTGGGTCATAAAGGCTTGAATGTCGGCAGCTGAAGCAGAACCCCAGCCCCCGGTATCGACGTCGAAGGTTTGCTTGTCGTAGATCACGATGGCGGTCACCGTCTCGATCTGCTCGTAGGGTAATTCATAACGCAAGCGATTCTTCGGGTCGGAGATATCGCCGACGGTCGCCACCCCGGGGTTGATGCGGGCGTCCCAGTCATCGGGGTTGTAGCCGCCAGGGCGGCCGTCACCTGTGGTGTAATCCCCATCGGCGTCTTTGTCGTAATAAACGGCGCGGTCAGAACTAGCCGAGGCCGTACCTACGATAAGCTTTCCGTTTTCGTCAAAAGCAACCGCGAAAGGCGGAGGAACAAAAACCAAGCCGTTAATGCTTGTGGCGTTTGTGTTGCGGCGCATACCCGCCACGCCCGTCCCCTTGGGGAGGATGATGTAGTCGCGGCCCTCAATGTCCCTATACCCGTTTTTGGGCGGCGTGAGAAGTTCAAGGGGGTTGCCCGCACCGTTTACTGCCAACTGGTCGTTGACTACCAATCTACACTCGCCAGACGGCGTGAAGATGATCGCGGTCCCGTCGTAGTTGCCGGTGAGCCCACCCGGCAGGACACCAATCGCGAAGTTGTTTTCCGTCGCCGCGAGCGAACGGGCGGCGTCGACCGCAACCGAAACGGTATTGGTTGCCGAGGAAACCCGGCTGCTCTGCTGCATGGTTTGTAGCACCGGGAAGCTCAGCCCCACCATCAAACCAATGATGGCAATGGCCACGATCAACTCGATGAGCGTGAACCCACGATCACAAGTGCGCCGGAGGTTGTAATACTTGTAATTTTTCATGATTACGGCAACTCAAAGCTGTAGATATTGTCCGCGGCCGCGTCGTCCGGATCGGCCAGAACGCTGTGGTCACCCCATAGACCGTCGGGGCCTGCCGAAGCAAAGAACGGCTGGGCATAGGGGGGGAACTGAGCATTGGTACCATTGCTTGTGGCTGTAGCTGAACCGTCAGACAGTTCTCGGTACTCGATCTCTAACCCCCAGGCATCGACGACGGTCCCCGGTGTTCCGCCATCGGTTGGAGAGTAAAAGGCACGATTAACCGTCTTTTCAATCATCTCTTGGGTGATCGGTTGAGCTTCAACCTGCTCAACGAACCATTCAATCGAGTTATTGACGCCCGCAGTCGAGGAATTTGATGAATCGTCATCTGGGAATTTACCGTTGGTTTGCGCGCGGTACTCAGTTTCAACACCAGCAAGCTGTTGAAGCAAAACACGAATCTTTTCGACTTGCGCCTGCTCCCGCATCTTGGACATACCAACGGCTCCCAGCGCGAGAAGCAGGGCGATGATCGAAATCACCACGAGGATCTCGATCAGGGAAAAACCGGCGCGGGATGAGGCTAGCGTGTTTCGCATTGGGTTCCGTGGAGGCAGGTATAGGGGGAGACAAAGAGTCGCGACTGGCTACGCCGTGGCCTTACATCACCGACTGCATCAGCTTGACCAGCGGGAGGAACAGGGCGATGACGATCGCGCCGACGATACCGCCGAGCACAACGACCATGACCGGCTCGAGCAGCGAGACCAGACCCGCCACCGCGACGTCGACTTCTTCGTCGTAGTTGTCGGCGATCTTCAGGAGCATCTTGTCCAGGTCACCGGTCTCTTCGCCAACGTCGATCATGTTGACCACCAGCGGGTCGCAGACCTTGGCCTTACGCAGAGGCTCGGCGAACGAGTCACCCTGACGCACGCTGTCGTGGACGTCCATGAGGGCGTTGGAGTAGACATTGTTGGCCGTGGTCTCGGCGGTAATGGTGATCGCGTCGAGGATGGGAACACCGGCGTTGACCAGCGTGCCGAGGGTACGGGTGAACTTGGCGATGGTGGCTTTGCGGACCAGGCCGCCGAGGATCGGGGTCATCAGCGTGAGGCGGTCGAACACGGCCTTGCCGCCGGAAGTCTTCCGGAGCATCTTGACCGCGAAGAAGATGAAGAACGGGGCGAGCAGTACCCAGAGGATGCCAGGGATCATCTGATCCTGGTTGTAGGTACCGTCTTTGGCTCCGAGGAAGCCGAGCATGCTGCCGCCCAACCACTTGGACATGTCGATGAGTATGATCGTGAGCTTGGGCATATCGGTGTCGAAGTCGTCAAAGATCTCGATAAACTTCGGCACGATCAGGATCATGATGCCCAAGACGATGATCATCGCGACGCTGATCACCGCGGCGGGGTAGATCATCGCGGAGATGATGCGCCGCTTGAGGCGGGCCGCTTTTTCGAGGAACTCGGCCAGACGCTGCAGGATGAGGTCAAGCACACCGCCGACCTCACCGGCCGCGATCATCTTGGTGTAGAGGTTGTTGAAGGCTTTGGGGTGTTTGGCGAAAGCATCGGAGAGCGAGGCACCGGAGGAGACGTCTTCGTGGACCAGGCCGAGCGTGTCCTTCATGAGGCCGGGCTTCTGCTGTTGTTCGAGGATCGAGAGCGAACGGAGGATGGGCAGGCCCGCGTCTTGGAGCGTAGAGAGCTGACGGGTGAAGAGCGTCAGGTGCTTCTGGCTGACACCACCGATGTTGATGGTGATCTGGCCGCCTTTTTTCTTGGCCCCACCACCAGCCGCGGCACCACCGGCCGAACCGCCGCCGCCTTTCTTGACCTTCTGTTCCCGGATCGAGGTGGGGAAGAAGCCCTGGCTCTTGATCCGTGCCAACGCCTCGTCGCTGTTGGCGGCGTTGATCGTGCCTTTCTGTGGCTTACCCGAGTCGTTGAGTGCTTCAAACTGGAATGTCGGCATGGTGGGTACTCCTGCGGGGGGCGCGGCCCAAGCGGGCGGCGGAGTGGCGGTGGGGTTCCGCGGTGTTCGTGGCCGGGCCGAGCGGGGCACCGGCGTGAATGGATCAGTCTTCGATCATGGTTTCTTTGACGACTTCGTCGATGGTGGTCAGCCCGTCGTAGAGGGCCATGAGGCCGCCCTGACGGAGCGTGCGCATCCCGCGTTTGCGGGCTTCGGCACGGAGCAGCTGGGTCGAGGCTTGTTTCATGACCAGGTCCCGGATCTCGTCATCAAACATCATGATTTCGAACAAGCCCATCCGGCCCTTGTAACCCGACTGGTTGCAGTAGTCGCAGCCCACCCCGCGGAACAGCTGCCGACCTTCGAGGTCTTCGGGCGTGAGGTTGAGCATGAACAGCTCGTCTTCACTCGGCGTGTAGGCTTCCTTACAACGCGGGCAAATCTTGCGGACCAGACGCTGGGCCAGGATGCCCTCGATGGTCGCGGTGATCAGGAACGATTCAAGACCCAGGTCCAGGAGACGGGCGATCGAGGAGGGGGCATCGTTGGTGTGGAGCGTGGTGAACACCAAGTGGCCCGTGAGCGAGGCCTGCACGCCGATGCGAGCGGTTTCGAGGTCACGCGTTTCGCCGACTAGGATCACATCCGGGTCTTGACGGAGGAAGCTCCGCAGAGCCGCGGCGAACGTTAAACCCACTTCGGTGTTGACCTGGACCTGACACAGCCCGTCGATGTCGTATTCGACCGGGTCCTCAGCGGTGAGGATTTTTTCGGTGGGCTCGTTGAGTTCGGCAAGGGCGGAGTAGAGCGTCGTGGTCTTGCCCGAGCCGGTGGGGCCGGTGACGATCACGATGCCGTTGGGCTTGTGGATGAGCTGGCGGAAGGTCTCCAGGTCGTCGGGCCGCATACCGATCTTCTCGAGGTCGAGGTTCACGTTGCCGCGGTCCAGGACCCGCATCACGACCGATTCGCCGAACATGGTCGGCAGCACCGCGACACGGAGGTCGACAGGCTTGCCGCCCACGACCAATTCGATCCGGCCGTCCTGAGGGAGACGGCGCTCGGCGATGTCCAGGTTCGACATGACCTTCACACGCGAGACGATCGGGCCGGCCAGGTGGCGCGGCGGCGGGATCATCTCGTAGAGCACGCCGTCGATGCGGTACCGCATCTTGAACTCGTCCTCGAACGGCTCGAAGTGGATGTCCGACGCCTTGTCTTTGATCGCCTGGAGCAGGACGAGGTTCAGGAGGCGGACGACGCGGTTGTCGTTGGCCATCGCCATCTCGTCTTCGAGGTCGATCGACGCGTCGCCCTCCTGGAAGTCCGCCATCGACTCGTCTTCGGCGAGGTCGGCCACCAGCGAGGCAAGCGACTCGTCGTCTTCGCCGTAGAACCGGTCGATCGCGTGGTCGATCTGCCCCGCGGGGGCAACGACCGCATCCACGGTGAACCCCATGAGCAGGCGGAGGTCGTCGAGAGCCCGGAAGTTGTCGGCCGACTTCAGGGCGACCGTCAGCTTGTTGGTCGAGGCGTCGTGAGCGATCGGGATGATGTGGTAGGCGTTGGCCATCTCCGCGGGGACCATGCGGACCACTTCCTCTTTCAGATCGAGGTCCTCGAGGTCGATCGTCCGCATCCCCGCTTGGGCGGCCAGCGCGATGTTGATGTCGTCGTGGGTGCAGTAGCCGAGCTCCACCAGAAGCTGGCCCACAGGCACCCGCTTGGACTTCTGCAGCTCGAGAGCTTCCTGAGCCTGATCACGGGTGATCTTGCCCATTTTGGTGAGCACACGCCCAAGTCGGCGTCCACTGAGTTCAGAATTTGCGGCAGCTTTTTTGGCCATCGTGTTTTTCCCAAGATCGGGGTTAAGGATACAAACCAGCGGCCGATCGAAGCGTTTTTATCCAGGTGTCCATCGCAAGGCTATTCTTTGAAATTGCTTGATGTCAGAGACAATCGCGGGAATTTCGCGGAAAGGCATAGGGTCAAGGGTGCGAGGGAACGATTGGGAAGGATTCTGGCGGGTTTCTGCTTCGAAAGAGGCTTGGTTTAGGTAGATCCTCAATACTTATCGTATCGAAGGGACCAGAACAAACAAGGAATTTTGACGCTCCATAGTGATTGGACACATGGATTTCGATTTGGATCGGAGTTGATTTATGTGAATTGTGAGGGCGAAATCGGCCCGTTTGATGGCGGCCCACCCAGCCCCTTGAGCAAGGGGCCCAGCGATCTCTCGATCACGCGGCATCGTCATCCAGCTCGGGCCGACCGATCGTGCCACCGGCACGGTGGACTTTTTCGATCAGCTGATCGGAGTTGGAGCCCCGGTCGATCATGTCGCCCGCCGCGATCTTGCCCGCGGCGTAGAGCTCCCAGAGGAAGTCGTCGAGCAGCTTCATGCCGAACTTCTTGCCGGTCTGGATGGCCGACGGGATCTTGAAGGACTGGGCCTCCCGGATGAGGTTGGCGATGGCGGGGGTGACGACCATGAACTCGTAGGCGGCGCACATGCCCTTGGTGTCGACCCGCTTGAGCAGCTGTTGGGAGAGCACCGCGATCAGGGCGACCGAGAGCTGGGCCCGGACCTGCTGCTGCTGGTTGGTGGGGAAGGCGTCGATCAGGCGGTTGATCGTGCCCGCGGCGGAGTTGGTGTGGAGGGTGCCGAACACCAAGTGGCCGGTCTCGGCCGCAGTGATGGCGGCCTCGATGGTTTCGAGGTCCCGCATCTCGCCGACGAGGATCACGTCAGGGTCTTGACGCAGGGCCCGACGCAGGGCCTCGGAGAAGCTGGGCACGTCGGTGCCGACTTCCCGCTGGTTGACGATGGACTTCTTGTGGGGCTGGTAGTACTCGATGGGGTCTTCGACCGTGATGATGTGGCGGTCGAGGTTGATGTTGATGTAGTCGATCATCGACGCCAGGGTGGTCGTCTTACCCGAGCCGGTCGGGCCGGTGACCAGGAACAGGCCCCGCGGGCGGCGGATGAGGTCTTTGACGATGGGTGGCAGGCCGATCTTGTCGATGTCCAGCAGCTTGTTGGGGATCCGCCGCAGCACCATGGCGACGCTGCCTTTTTGCCGGAAGATCGACACACGGAAACGGGCGGACTTCTCGGGGTCGTCCTGCGGGCCGTAGGCGAAGCCGAAGTCGGAGCCGCCTTCTTCCTGCAGCTCGTTCTGCGCCCGCTCGGGGCTGATCGACTTCATCAGCGAGGTGGTGTCTTCCGAATCGAGCGACTTGGTCTTGAGCTCGACCAGGCGGCCCGACATCCGGACGGTGGGGGGCTTGCCCACGGTCAGGTGTAAGTCGCTGGCTTCCTGCTTGATCACGGTGTCAAGCAGACGGTCGATTTGCATGGCGGACATAGCGTTACCTTTATTTGGCGATTTAGTAATTTTGTGATTGGGTGATTGAATAAACCAGGAAGCGAAACAGCGGTTCGAAGCGTGTTGGCTGTGAAATCACCCAATCGCCCGATCGCGAAATCGCCCAATGCGCCTACGCGGCCAAGTCGTCGTCTTCGAGCTCAACGGTGCCTTCGACCTGAGCGATACGTGCGATTTCTTCGAGGGTCGTCTGGCCGTCGAGGACTTTCAGCTTGCCGTCGCCCAGCAGCGTCCGCATCCCGGAGGCGACCGCCGCCGCACGGAGCTTGCTGACCTGAGCCCGGTTAAACGCCAACTCGCGGAGCTCGGCGTTCATGAACATCAACTCGTACACCCCACGACGACCGCGGTAGCCGGTGTTGCCGCAGCGGGCACAGCCCTGGGGCTTGTAGATGGTCTGGCCTTCGAGGTCGCTGTCGGTCATGCCGCACAACGCCATCATCTTGCGGTCGGGTTCGGAGTCAGGCACCTTGCAGTGATCGCAGAGGATCCGCACCAGACGCTGGCCGAGCACCGCCTGGATGGAACTGGCCACGAGGAAGGGCTTGAGGCCCATGTCGATCAGACGGGTGATCGCCGAGGGGGCGTCGTTGGTGTGCAGGGTGCTGAAGACCATGTGGCCGGTCAGCGCCGCCTGGACCGCGACCTCGCCGACCTCCATGTCCCGGATCTCACCGACGAGGATGATGTTGGGAG
Protein-coding regions in this window:
- a CDS encoding type IV pilus twitching motility protein PilT, whose product is MSAMQIDRLLDTVIKQEASDLHLTVGKPPTVRMSGRLVELKTKSLDSEDTTSLMKSISPERAQNELQEEGGSDFGFAYGPQDDPEKSARFRVSIFRQKGSVAMVLRRIPNKLLDIDKIGLPPIVKDLIRRPRGLFLVTGPTGSGKTTTLASMIDYININLDRHIITVEDPIEYYQPHKKSIVNQREVGTDVPSFSEALRRALRQDPDVILVGEMRDLETIEAAITAAETGHLVFGTLHTNSAAGTINRLIDAFPTNQQQQVRAQLSVALIAVLSQQLLKRVDTKGMCAAYEFMVVTPAIANLIREAQSFKIPSAIQTGKKFGMKLLDDFLWELYAAGKIAAGDMIDRGSNSDQLIEKVHRAGGTIGRPELDDDAA
- a CDS encoding type II secretion system F family protein — translated: MPTFQFEALNDSGKPQKGTINAANSDEALARIKSQGFFPTSIREQKVKKGGGGSAGGAAAGGGAKKKGGQITINIGGVSQKHLTLFTRQLSTLQDAGLPILRSLSILEQQQKPGLMKDTLGLVHEDVSSGASLSDAFAKHPKAFNNLYTKMIAAGEVGGVLDLILQRLAEFLEKAARLKRRIISAMIYPAAVISVAMIIVLGIMILIVPKFIEIFDDFDTDMPKLTIILIDMSKWLGGSMLGFLGAKDGTYNQDQMIPGILWVLLAPFFIFFAVKMLRKTSGGKAVFDRLTLMTPILGGLVRKATIAKFTRTLGTLVNAGVPILDAITITAETTANNVYSNALMDVHDSVRQGDSFAEPLRKAKVCDPLVVNMIDVGEETGDLDKMLLKIADNYDEEVDVAVAGLVSLLEPVMVVVLGGIVGAIVIALFLPLVKLMQSVM
- a CDS encoding PulJ/GspJ family protein, which translates into the protein MFCLSPANLSSRRSSGFTLMEVLVAVGIFAIGAVAVASIFPTAIFLQKQTVNDLELDQAVNNAEAMVSSRKLRIIEGGVYDTQYSTDAADQPGPLGNSVQPLINGVAAGNDLFRQFSIRDRTYPSVYASQDAASLWVPLIRDASADPTLGGSGNRTWELYAFVMQRRDDVDYSHAETTINSASPSDALYPSVLRVDINGFSNSAVLVDQFEVPNGTIDAFQLAPAVPILDSNGTTYIIDAVDQNGAGDDIIQIVGFVSANPNPPDALWIADPGGRVNGDPANRNPARRILIFPQSSIDYQP
- a CDS encoding PilW family protein — encoded protein: MNRVTSPQSARAGFTLMELLVSVALTLVIIGLVNTIFNSTTKAVTRGVQLGDVIANQRTMTEQLRVDSEDMLGPLDDPGGNALDPSDTPGMLAIVNYRVTRGGTIANPQVAMTNAERIGEETLIGQLRSDQLMFLKTNGNGGVVDTLAPSIRTSYAGVGNYVASHSLIWYGHGNRTNENGSPAGLLDDFSLTGLNRNPWQWVLARKELYLTDRPSAGGSVAGVIHVDGVAADSAVSGYSGTSGVTEENYSSLADVSQFALVADGAEEGFFDAAGTSGPGDSGTTNDQNYRTAAFQRMFLERNKRVQINDAPIVPYDSWRIAQMHPFFMQGVSDFIIEFAGDYHNDGTITGFPDGTPDLDYDSDGIADDSTATGSGDIVWYSMDNLPPIQAAGAFTNPAEAYATFIDTDPEGELGLAANAVAADAAFVWRHDKPASWPYIIRIRYRLHDGRGRLATTQDTNVNEDLQRTSPAVTYDAQPNGEVEPTVGRWFEIMIPVERTPQ
- a CDS encoding prepilin-type N-terminal cleavage/methylation domain-containing protein, whose product is MRNTLASSRAGFSLIEILVVISIIALLLALGAVGMSKMREQAQVEKIRVLLQQLAGVETEYRAQTNGKFPDDDSSNSSTAGVNNSIEWFVEQVEAQPITQEMIEKTVNRAFYSPTDGGTPGTVVDAWGLEIEYRELSDGSATATSNGTNAQFPPYAQPFFASAGPDGLWGDHSVLADPDDAAADNIYSFELP
- a CDS encoding prepilin-type N-terminal cleavage/methylation domain-containing protein; the protein is MKNYKYYNLRRTCDRGFTLIELIVAIAIIGLMVGLSFPVLQTMQQSSRVSSATNTVSVAVDAARSLAATENNFAIGVLPGGLTGNYDGTAIIFTPSGECRLVVNDQLAVNGAGNPLELLTPPKNGYRDIEGRDYIILPKGTGVAGMRRNTNATSINGLVFVPPPFAVAFDENGKLIVGTASASSDRAVYYDKDADGDYTTGDGRPGGYNPDDWDARINPGVATVGDISDPKNRLRYELPYEQIETVTAIVIYDKQTFDVDTGGWGSASAADIQAFMTQDDDTLAKIFFFSPTTGAIIRN
- a CDS encoding GspE/PulE family protein; the encoded protein is MGKITRDQAQEALELQKSKRVPVGQLLVELGYCTHDDINIALAAQAGMRTIDLEDLDLKEEVVRMVPAEMANAYHIIPIAHDASTNKLTVALKSADNFRALDDLRLLMGFTVDAVVAPAGQIDHAIDRFYGEDDESLASLVADLAEDESMADFQEGDASIDLEDEMAMANDNRVVRLLNLVLLQAIKDKASDIHFEPFEDEFKMRYRIDGVLYEMIPPPRHLAGPIVSRVKVMSNLDIAERRLPQDGRIELVVGGKPVDLRVAVLPTMFGESVVMRVLDRGNVNLDLEKIGMRPDDLETFRQLIHKPNGIVIVTGPTGSGKTTTLYSALAELNEPTEKILTAEDPVEYDIDGLCQVQVNTEVGLTFAAALRSFLRQDPDVILVGETRDLETARIGVQASLTGHLVFTTLHTNDAPSSIARLLDLGLESFLITATIEGILAQRLVRKICPRCKEAYTPSEDELFMLNLTPEDLEGRQLFRGVGCDYCNQSGYKGRMGLFEIMMFDDEIRDLVMKQASTQLLRAEARKRGMRTLRQGGLMALYDGLTTIDEVVKETMIED